The proteins below are encoded in one region of Rhizobium gallicum bv. gallicum R602sp:
- a CDS encoding ABC transporter substrate-binding protein, producing MRRRLTATMGALIAVGALTTTTWADGVDQLPANERKIYEVVDPQVPLGASAYKDFKPKKGPPWKIGYASSYAGNTWRAAALDAVMNDLLPRSKEAGLVSEVVVTQSDLKDAVQIQQMRQMVDDGVDAIIICCSNVTALNQTIEYAYKAGVPVFSFSGYVTSPYAINGAANHAQGGGEMATWLADKIGKKGNVLLVSGIPGFASSDSFDKAAKDALAKYPDIKIVGEVAGKWTDQVAQVEVQKFLATNPTQIDGILTQGAQENGVLNAMLQSGRDMVPITLGGEASAACYWRQNPEWIDAGFHIWPPRREMQQMWEIMLRTLQGQGPKVQSVLRPVLPFAIDDVRAAIPEDCDLNSTDFVEPKADGWFPSAIADQYFERPADPWKPVAQ from the coding sequence GTTTAACCGCAACCATGGGGGCGCTGATCGCGGTCGGCGCCCTGACGACCACGACGTGGGCTGACGGCGTCGACCAGCTCCCCGCCAACGAGAGGAAAATCTACGAGGTTGTCGACCCGCAGGTCCCGCTCGGAGCGAGTGCCTATAAGGACTTCAAACCAAAGAAGGGACCGCCCTGGAAGATCGGCTACGCCAGTAGCTATGCCGGCAACACGTGGCGCGCAGCGGCCCTCGATGCCGTCATGAATGACCTCTTGCCGCGCTCCAAGGAAGCAGGGCTCGTATCCGAAGTCGTGGTCACCCAGTCCGACCTCAAGGACGCCGTCCAGATTCAGCAGATGCGCCAGATGGTTGATGATGGGGTCGATGCCATCATCATCTGCTGCTCGAACGTCACCGCCCTCAACCAGACGATCGAGTACGCCTATAAGGCAGGCGTTCCTGTCTTCTCGTTTTCGGGATACGTGACGTCGCCTTACGCGATCAACGGCGCTGCCAATCACGCGCAGGGCGGCGGCGAGATGGCGACCTGGCTCGCAGACAAGATCGGCAAGAAAGGCAACGTGCTTCTCGTGTCGGGCATCCCTGGCTTCGCCTCATCCGATAGCTTCGATAAGGCCGCCAAAGATGCGCTGGCAAAGTATCCCGACATCAAGATCGTCGGCGAAGTGGCTGGCAAGTGGACCGACCAGGTAGCACAGGTCGAGGTGCAGAAATTTCTGGCGACGAACCCCACCCAGATTGACGGTATTCTGACACAGGGCGCGCAGGAGAACGGCGTGTTGAACGCCATGCTCCAGTCGGGCCGTGACATGGTGCCGATTACGCTGGGCGGCGAGGCTTCGGCGGCATGTTACTGGCGCCAGAATCCAGAATGGATCGATGCCGGCTTCCATATCTGGCCGCCGCGCCGCGAGATGCAGCAGATGTGGGAGATTATGCTTCGTACGCTCCAAGGGCAGGGGCCAAAGGTGCAGTCCGTCCTGCGCCCAGTCCTGCCGTTCGCAATCGATGACGTTCGCGCGGCGATCCCCGAGGATTGCGATTTGAACTCGACTGATTTCGTCGAACCGAAGGCGGACGGATGGTTCCCAAGTGCGATTGCCGACCAGTACTTCGAGCGTCCTGCCGATCCCTGGAAGCCGGTAGCCCAGTAA